One window of Desulfobacterales bacterium genomic DNA carries:
- a CDS encoding amphi-Trp domain-containing protein: MPKAEKDRDIEQGHTTSQMVGKLRRLADCIEQRKQFRIQIAGEMVMVPSDAAFNIEHEREGNLEEVRFQFKWRIG; this comes from the coding sequence ATGCCAAAGGCAGAAAAAGACAGGGATATCGAACAAGGCCATACTACCAGCCAGATGGTGGGAAAACTCCGTCGACTGGCGGACTGCATCGAACAAAGGAAACAGTTCAGAATCCAGATCGCCGGGGAAATGGTTATGGTGCCTTCAGATGCAGCGTTCAATATCGAGCACGAGCGGGAGGGAAATTTGGAGGAGGTTAGATTTCAGTTTAAGTGGCGTATAGGATAA